The sequence GGTGAAATAGGTCAGAAGCTGAAAGAGGGAGGAAAGATTACCGTGGGACAAAAGGAACAAATGAAATATACAAAACCAGTTGTTGGTGATGAGGcaagaagaacagagaaagaaacGAATCAACCAGAGCCTcggcaaaaaacaaaagagggaGATGAACGAACCGAACTGGATGTTGATGATGGCTTGATAGACAAGCAGGATGAGAAAAATGAGAAGGTTGGAGATATAGTAAGTGAAGGAGAGATAGTGGAGCAAAAAAAGATAGAGGAATCCGGTTCAGCCAAAGATACAGGAGATCATAAGGATAAGGCTGGAGTTGTGGAACCAGAAACCGGTCCATTACTAGCCAAAGAAGCACAGACGAAGACCAACATGGATCCTCTTCCTACAGTAGGAGGAAGAGGAATGGGTGAAGAAGAGAGCCGGACATATGACATATCTTTGGTGAATGTTGGCGCAGCTGCTCTTGTGATTATGGGCTTTGGTGCCTATGTCTTTGTACCACTTGTAAAATATTTCTCTTGATTTGgttaacaagaaaacaaaagtgataGAGCACTAATGGTTTAGCATGACCAGAGTTATTTATTTCAACTTTCTGAAAATAATactaaaccaaagaaaatgtgATACTGATTAATGTTAATAACTAACTTCGATAATGATTTCCTCTTCTCGTAGTTTAGTAacataggaaaacaaaaaggcGAAGAGAGGACTAAAGCACATAGACGCTATGTACTGAGCTGATCACGGTCACAAAAACTGGTTGAACTGGGATTGTAAAATTTACAGGCTAACGGTTTCTACGATTTCATTACTTGGAACTTCCTCtgtatcttcttcatcagctgcAGAGATCAGAGAAGCAGATTGGATCTTCCCGGCATGATCTAGCCGCATAAGAATCACTCccctaataaattaataatcaaatgagaaaacataaacataaacataaacagtaGGAAAGTCTGTCAAATGAAGGGAATAAACATATACCGCGCTCTACGAGACTGGATGGAGATATCCCTGACTTTGATCCGGTTCACAGTTCCGCTTTGACTCACCAGAACTACTTGCTCATCGCTCTCTCCATCCTCTGCAAAAAACAACCATTGGTGAGATTCTATATAAACAGCAAATACAGAACATATAAATCCTTATATCTGAGAGAGTGTATATTTACCAGCTAAGGAGTAACCAACCACGAAAACAGCAGCCAAACAATCATCCTCCGAAAACTGAGATGAAAGGAAAAACGATAAATAAGCAAACAAACCTAATAAAAGATGATAATAATCCAGATCATACCTTGCATCCAACTAAACCAACCCTGTTCAACCGCGAACGCTTGAAGCTACTCAGAGAAACACGCTTTCCGTAGCCATTCTCACAGACGAATAATAGCCATGGACCAGTGGTTTGTTTCCTGCATTTGTTTTGGGTTAACAAAGTAAAGAAGACAGTTAAACATTAACTAAAGTGATGAGAAGTTTCTAGAGCAAATTTCAGCAGATATAACTTAAGAAAAACATACACAGTTGAAATATCTTTCGACTTCTCTTCCATATCTTTCCGCAGAGATGCAGGTATGATGTCCATGCTCGCCATCTTATCCTCTTTCCTTAGTCTCATGGCAGTCACTCCTTTTGTATTTCTGCTCAGTGTACGAACCTAGTACACAACAGTCATTAGAGTTTGCTCATGTAACAAACNCAGATTGGATCTTCCCGGCATGATCTAGCCGCATAAGAATCACTCccctaataaattaataatcaaatgagaaaacataaacataaacataaacagtaGGAAAGTCTGTCAAATGAAGGGAATAAACATATACCGCGCTCTACGAGACTGGATGGAGATATCCCTGACTTTGATCCGGTTCACAGTTCCGCTTTGACTCACCAGAACTACTTGCTCATCGCTCTCTCCATCCTCTGCAAAAAAACAACCATTGGTGAGATTCTATATAAACAGCAAATACAGAACATATAAATCCTTATATCTGAGAGAGTGTATATTTACCAGCTAAGGAGTAACCAACCACGAAAACAGCAGCCAAACAATCATCCTCCGAAAACTGAGATGAAAGGAAAAAcgataaataaacaaacaaacctaatAAAAGATGATAATAATCCAGATCATACCTTGCATCCAACTAAACCAACCCTGTTCAACCGCGAACGCTTGAAGCTACTCAGAGAAACACGCTTTCCGTAGCCATTCTCACAGACGAATAATAGCCATGGACCAGTGGTTTGTTTCCTGCATTTGTTTTGGGTTAACAAAGTAAAGAAGACAGTTAAACATTAACTAAAGTGATGAGAAGTTTCTAGAGCAAATTTCAGCAGATATAACTTAAGAAAAACATACACAGTTGAAATATCTTTCGACTTCTCTTCCATATCTTTCCGCAGAGATGCAGGTATGATGTCCATGCTCGCCATCTTATCCTCTTTCCTAAGTCTCATGGCAGTCACTCCTTTTGTATTTCTGCTCAGTGTACGAACCTAGTACACAACAGTCATTAGAGTTTGCTCATGTAACAAACCTTGGAAAAAGAATCGAGAACCACAACTTACACCATCACATGTACTCAAGACGACCATTCCATTTTGGGACGCCATGGCCACAAGATCATCGCTTGAGCAACAACGAACCCATTTCAATTCATCACCAGAATTCTAAAGACAAATAATTATCTTAGAATGACCTTGTTAGGAAGACTGTCCCCAAAATTAGACTAGAGAAAAAGGGACAAACCAATTGAATTGCTATGATTCCAGTTGAGCGTATTCCTGAGAATAGTTTCAAAGATACTTTCTTGATGCAGCCATTCACTGTAAGCATCAGGAGATAGCGGTCTTCAGCAAACTCACTAACCGGAACGATAGAGGTTACTCTTTCACCTTCCGACATGGATAATATCTGTTTCCCCAAGTCACATGAATACAGCGAAACATTAGCCTTTCACAGAATTGTAATATTTGTTTCGACGTAGCAGACAGAAAACGTAGATACACAAATATGTAAATTACCTGAACCAAAGGTGTGCCAGCTGCATTGCGGGAGCATTCTGGAATTTTATACGCACGGGTCGAGTAAACTATGCCCCGATCGCTGAATGTAGAACAAGTACAAGCAATAAGTTACACAACaaggaagaaatcaaaatcCATGTGTATGGTAAACACAAAGTCGATTTCCGTTAAACATACCTGAAGAAGAGGACATGGTCATGTGCAttacaaacaagaaaatcagacattgcatcatcaaCTCTCAGTTTCCCAACAGATTTGCCAATCGTTCCACGATGCTGAAGATTGAATGTATCAGGCTTCATCCTCTTCACATAACCCTTTTCGCTGATAGCCTATAATCATCCAGAAATCAAGAGTTAGAAAAGTAACAACAAAGTTTTCAGAGTTGAGAAACTTTCTAGGTTTAATAAGTATGAAACAAACCATCAGCATCTCTTCATTTGGAATAACATCTATATCTTCCAGATCACCACTGTCAGAATCCTCCAACATTGAACGCCTGGGACTTGAGAATCTGTCCTTCAGCTCTATTGCTTCTTGTTCGATTAACTAAAGAAAACGAAGGGGAGAAAGTAGTAAGCAACATGAAAATGAAGTAAACGAAGCAAAGACCTATATTTTGGTTACAAGAAATATCATCATGTATCAGCAATTTTCCTAACATTGGCCCAGAACAGCAACATATATGTACAGTACGCAGctttacaaatataaaaataagcaCCAATTACAGTTTCTTGAGTAAACAGAGGGGACCATTTTAGCAAACAAGAAATGGAAGAAGCATTAGAATCATTTTACCACATCGTTATACATGGACCAGAGTTTGAACCTCAGTGGACTCAAACAatcaatattacaaaattagagtATATATTACAAACAATCAATCATCTATCAATCTAACAGCGTCTACGTGTTCTAATATCTTCCGCCAAAAGTACAGTAATAGATAACAAAAAAGTGAGTACCTCACCTTTAAGATATTTGTTCGGGTTGATAATAGCGACTCCAACTTTGTAATTTGCTCTGTCAGTGAACTACTCTCATCAGTAAACTTTTTCCGCTGCATACATATGAAGGGATAATCTAGTTAGAGCATTTTCAGGCTTTCAAGTTTCATAAAATGAACTTAGAGAGAATAAGAAAGCACCTCAAGAGCAGTTAGCCTTCGAAGACTTATCTCCAGTATAGCATCAGCTTGTTTCTCAGAAAGACCATATTCTACATACGTAAATGTTtgaatatgttaatttttaatCTATTGTATCTTCCTTACATAGAGACTTAAGAATCATAAATCCCTAACAAACTTTATCATAAACGTCAAATCTTACAATGTATGAGACTCCAGCACTTCCAcataaaaagacaagaaatataTTATGTTCGTCAAATATAATTATGGACAATTCTACCACAAGATGTATTCTTTTGATAGCGTGGATCCTAGACTAAGTCTATCAGTCCACCTAAGAAAAATTGGCTCTAGTTTACTTTTCTCACTATTACTTTTCACCTCCCAGTTCTCGCTCACTTTTCAGAATTTTGTTTACACATCATCATACGCAGTCCAAGAGTGTCATATAGAGTATATTCTCAAAGTAAAATAGAACTCACCGCTTTGTAAAGCAACAGCAGCAGACGAATGACTTGAGGCGCTTTTGATGAGTTGGATTACTTGATCCATATTGTCAAGTCCAACCACAATACCCTAAGCATATATACAGTGACGATATTAGAAGAAAAGCTTTACACAGTGAGATAATGGTCTTCATGCGCTAATTTAAGAAAGTCAAACATTTCTAAACACACCTCAATAATATGTTTTCGCTGTTGGGCATGTGAAAGCTTGAATCTTGCACGCCTTTCGACAACAGAACATCTGAACTCTATAAAGGCCTACACACAAGCAAGAAACAGAAATTTGTGATTGCAGTAGCAATGAACTAGACATTCTATCTCTGATCTTCACTTTTCTATTACTCCTAGTGGGCTATGTAGATAAATGATACTACAAAGACAAGTAGTTACCTGAAGTAAATCTTTCAAACCCATTAGCTTGGGTTCTCCATCACATATACTGTAAAAGACGTAATATCACAATCCAGTTATGATCGTTAGAAGAGTTTCAAAGAGTCATCCTGGGAAACCCCCAAGTTTCTTTTATATGCCCTTTCTATCAAGATATACAAGAATTTCTATCATACCACCCTATTCCATGATCCACCCATATGTCTCCcaataattaatttcattacTGAGATATAAGAGAAGAAGCTGTTGGTTAATGCATTCAACTATACCCATCTTAAATCCAGAATTATAGTTGACAATGACAACGATCCTTATCCTTAAGGTTTCTTGAAGGGATATCTAGTAGTGTTCCAAAAAAATTGCCGAACTGAAAGACTTTGTTGTGAAACTTTTATACAGAAACTGCAATAGTTTCTCTAGATAGCAAATGTAGATtttattctctgtttcttccacAACTATGATGTCTTGGGTCATACACATTAACAGgcaaaataaaatgttacttcAAAGCAACTCACCCAACCATGTTGCAGCTAAAGCTTGATTGAAGGGCAGTATGCCGGTAAAGATTATTTAGCACAAGTGCAGGATCCCCTCCTCGTTTGAGCTATAGAGAAGTATTTGGATTTTATATCAAAACCACTACCTTCCAGTACGAAAATTTAAAGCAGACTAATACATGATACATCGAAGTGCAGAGAAAGTAGTGTAATACCTCAATAACCACACGCATCCCATTACGATCACTCTCGTCACGTATGTCACTTATGCCCTCTAGCGTCTGAAATTAACAAACACCTAACatcaataaatgaaaaagagacTTTGCAAGCATCTAATGAAAGTGAAATACTAGATGTAACACACCTGTGAATAAATTAAGTACATATTGGTAAGTGAAGCAAAAATAAACATTAGATGTTGCAAGTTTAGTTGTACCTTATTTTCAACAAGTTCGGCAATCTTCTGGACAAGCGTAGCTTTATTTGTTTGATAAGGAATCTGCAATAAATTCCAATCAAGGCATTACTCTACTGTTTTTTACCATTATGGTACTGCTAATAAACTTTTTTGAAAGCCTCCTCCTTGGAGATCTGTACATTAATCTGAAAAGAACTAAACTGATCACCTCTGTGATAATAACTGCATTCCGTTTTGTCTTTGCATCCAGCAATTCAACTTCAGCTTTTCCTCTAACTACAACACGCCCTCGGCCAGTTCGGTAAGCATCCAAAACCCTTGACAGCGCATCcacaaaatatacaattataaGGATCCGAAATTACAAAAGGAAATGGCAAATGCAAACTATTATACTTTATTCATAAAAGTATTCAACAAActtgaaaataattttggatGAGTAAATGAACTAAACAATATGTAAGCtttccaaaacataaaaactcaGAAATACAtgataattgaaaaaaatgcaTAACACCgacaaataaaggaaaactATTTACTGGACCATCCTCTTCACTCATTTTGTAGGTACCTTTTAAGAGATAGGTACAGCTTCTGGAATGTTAGTCATAGATCTAAACGAAAGAAATTGTTTTCCCATTTCCataaaaaagagtttaaaacttAAGAAGTGTGTCCTTCTATTTGATCCTAAAGATAGCATGCCATGCCCATATACGAGAATTTACTAAACCAAGTACTGCTtactcacaaaaaaaatagcaaagGAGGAGAAACTGGAAAGCAAAGAGTTACCCAAGGTTTCCCATTATTATTCCTCCAGTTGGAAAGTCAGGTGCAGGCATGTATTCCAGCAGTTCTTGCAGCTGGCCAGTCAAAGAAGAAAGTGGAAACAACATCTTATGAATTGTCTACTTATAAAGCAGAGAAGATTTCACGTAAAAAAAGACCCACAATATTGACAGTCACAGAAAAGCAAAGAGGAAATGATTGATACCGTTGCTTCTGGATTATGGATTAAAGCGCAAAGCACGTCTACCAACTCTCCAAGATTATGAGGGGGAATATTTGTGGCCATGCCAACCTAAACAATGTGAAATGATCAAGATTCAATTGCATATAATATCTCATAcagcagagaaagaaaaaaaatcatgagaCTAATTATAGAAACCTAGAACAAAAATAAGGGATTCAGATTCAagatttatttgattattatacCGCAATTCCAGAAGCACCATTCAACAACAAAGCAGGAAGACGAGCAGGCAACACTGCTGGTTCTTTTTGTGAGTTATCAAAATTGGCAACAAAATcaacctgcaaaacaaaaaaggttaaGGACCATCTAGTTGAGCATCGGTAAACTTGGCAATAAGTCAATAGTGAGGTTACCGTATCTTGGTCCAGATCAGACAATAATACTGCCTCTGCCAGTGGCTGTagaaacaaatacaaacaaTAAGCtgaaaatactaataaaaatacatgttcaTCTGAAGACAAGAGATAAAGTAGAGATGAGAGAATCAGTATAGAGTATAGACAGCcaaggaaaaaggaaacaattgaGACAAAAGGAACGAAAAAGTGAATTGCATGGAAAACCATTATCAATTGGAGGACAAAGCAAGGTGAAAGGCACTCACATCAAGTCTGCATTCAGTGTAACGCATAGCTGCAGGAGGATCTGCATCTATTGAGCCAAAATTTCCATGGCCTTGGATAAGTGGACATCTCAAAGAGAAACTCTGCAAAGAACCAAGATGAGAAAAATGAATGCATTAAGATGAAGAAACGTAACAACTTTGGGAAGAATCAATTCATGCCTGAAAAGGGAAACATTATCTGAAGACAGAAACTACATGAACATGGATTGAGACAATCGTAGTTGCTTAATTACCTGAGCCATCCTAACAAGAGAATCATAAACAGCCGTATCTCCATGTGGATGAAATTTACCAAGTACCTGAAAAATTACAGAATCCAAAAGCACAATCGTTCTTGAGAATAAGGAAGTTAACGGAAATCGAAGGAGAAAACATCTCCAAAAAATCAATAGTTACCTCTCCAACAACTCTTGCACATTTCTTGTATGGTTTTTTAGATGACATCCCCAATTCATGCATAGCAAAGCTGGAACACAAATAATCGAACTTCAGAAACTAACACATTCACTGAATTAAgtagctttaaaaaaaaaaatttgagtagCATTAAGCGGAACGAAGTCACTCAACAGAATTCTCCGATGTACTGGTTTCAGACCATCTCTAACATCAGGCAAAGCGCGTCCAAGCAAAACAGATAGCGCATACGACATGTACGACTCAGTAGCTTCCTTGTGAAGCTCAAAAGGCACAATACGAGAATCGTCATCGGAAACCACCAAACCGCCATTGTTGGACCCAGACTCAGCGTTGAGCTGTTCATCGGCGCGCTTAGCAGCACCGACGACGAACTTTCCGGACCGGGGATtacgagaagagaagaaacggaCGGCGGAGGGTTCAGTGCGGCGGAGACGGCATAATGGGTCGGTGAGGGGGAATCGGTAGAAGGAGCGGCGAaggaaggaggaagagagacgGAGAGTGGAAGAGAGAGACATGAGAGAGTTGGGATTAGGGATTGATGCAGTGGAATGGCATAATAATGGAGTCATGCCCCAAAAAGGGTTTTACAAGTGATATGGATTAGAGAGAGCTAAAACCCTAGAGTGTGAGCCACACCGGAGGATTTTCCCAGGCGCCAATTTCAAGACTTTTGGGCGGAGGGGGCTTTCTGTCCAAACATAAAACATCTATGTCATTTTGTGATATCTGTTAGTTTTATTTCTCAATcacagatttttgttttattattgaaaaCACTTAAAATGATGAATTAGAAAACATTTTAGTTTACCCCAAAGTTTGTGATTGTCCAATTTAGTCCAAAACGGTAGAGTAGATTTACATTATGTATTGTCAAACAAACTCttcgtaacaaaaaaaaaaaatgtcaagagATGCACCAATTTTacaaacttaacaaaatctCTCATGTAGACCAGAGAGcgaatcaaaaagagatgaacAAACAAGAATCAATAAAGCATGAGAGTATTAAGGGACAAAGATCCGAGTTTGAGTGGCATATCGGATATAAACCAAAACTCCGGTTTCGATCAGAGAAGAACACGAGCAGCATCACCTGCTTCACAGATGAGAACAGGTTTTCCTCCATTCAGATTCTTAGCAAACTCGGGTTGGGCCTTTTCATATTCATCCTTCACATATGAAGCAGCTGCCTCTGCTTTCTCTGCATctacaaaggccacacaacatCCCCTGAAACCTGCACCACTGAACCGAGCACCATATACACCAGGAGCCTCCCGGAGAATCTTGTATAGCTGAATCAGTGGCTCCGCACCTTCATCAAAACTCGcagactttaaaaccaaaatggTGACTCttaagagagagataaagagaatcATGTCTGTGACAGGAAACTTGTGACTTGTGGTATGCATTTTGCTAGAGAAGGAAGGAAAAAGAGTGTACCGCATTCGTAATTCTCAATAGAACTCAAGCCGGATGCTGAAATTAGCTTTCCAAATTCTTCAAGATTACCTGCAGCCCAGGCTTCTCGTcctgaaatataaaaatcacaaatcacaatcattCAAACAAGTCCGTTAAGCATCATAAAGAAGTCGATGAATCATTTATGCACGTAAAGAGACTTCTGTAGGAATTTCAGAGAATTTGCCTTTGATAACCCGCATGTTTTCCGAGAAATAATGCTCTGCTCTTCTTGCTAAAACCGGTTTCAGCTCATGCTGCACGAACAAGTATGATtgtattacatatttatatagaaatggTGTAGGTGGAACCTGCTTTACCACAAGCT comes from Camelina sativa cultivar DH55 chromosome 19, Cs, whole genome shotgun sequence and encodes:
- the LOC104764783 gene encoding DNA gyrase subunit A, chloroplastic/mitochondrial-like, whose protein sequence is MTPLLCHSTASIPNPNSLMSLSSTLRLSSSFLRRSFYRFPLTDPLCRLRRTEPSAVRFFSSRNPRSGKFVVGAAKRADEQLNAESGSNNGGLVVSDDDSRIVPFELHKEATESYMSYALSVLLGRALPDVRDGLKPVHRRILFAMHELGMSSKKPYKKCARVVGEVLGKFHPHGDTAVYDSLVRMAQSFSLRCPLIQGHGNFGSIDADPPAAMRYTECRLDPLAEAVLLSDLDQDTVDFVANFDNSQKEPAVLPARLPALLLNGASGIAVGMATNIPPHNLGELVDVLCALIHNPEATLQELLEYMPAPDFPTGGIIMGNLGVLDAYRTGRGRVVVRGKAEVELLDAKTKRNAVIITEIPYQTNKATLVQKIAELVENKTLEGISDIRDESDRNGMRVVIELKRGGDPALVLNNLYRHTALQSSFSCNMVGICDGEPKLMGLKDLLQAFIEFRCSVVERRARFKLSHAQQRKHIIEGIVVGLDNMDQVIQLIKSASSHSSAAVALQSEYGLSEKQADAILEISLRRLTALERKKFTDESSSLTEQITKLESLLSTRTNILKLIEQEAIELKDRFSSPRRSMLEDSDSGDLEDIDVIPNEEMLMAISEKGYVKRMKPDTFNLQHRGTIGKSVGKLRVDDAMSDFLVCNAHDHVLFFSDRGIVYSTRAYKIPECSRNAAGTPLVQILSMSEGERVTSIVPVSEFAEDRYLLMLTVNGCIKKVSLKLFSGIRSTGIIAIQLNSGDELKWVRCCSSDDLVAMASQNGMVVLSTCDGVRTLSRNTKGVTAMRLRKEDKMASMDIIPASLRKDMEEKSKDISTVKQTTGPWLLFVCENGYGKRVSLSSFKRSRLNRVGLVGCKFSEDDCLAAVFVVGYSLAEDGESDEQVVLVSQSGTVNRIKVRDISIQSRRARGVILMRLDHAGKIQSASLISAADEEDTEEVPSNEIVETVSL